In Helianthus annuus cultivar XRQ/B chromosome 9, HanXRQr2.0-SUNRISE, whole genome shotgun sequence, the following are encoded in one genomic region:
- the LOC110880213 gene encoding inactive protein kinase SELMODRAFT_444075 — MKFLGSMSKETSVVKPQKGSNAAEMVIVAVKASREISKTALVWTLTHVAQPGHCITLVVVIPSLISGRKLWGLPRFTGDCANRHWRSYLGKSDIADSCSQMILQLHNMYDPDKINVKIKTVSGSPYGAVAAEARQIQATWVVLDKKLKHEQKRCMEELQCNIVTMKKSKPKIIRLNLTGSPKKEPEANQLSQNSQKVKNSCMFSTKKLATPISSPDALTATEPGNSSVSSSDQGTSPFFIPVTGGSQKYEALSRKENRDLVDSSSDSESERLSSSFSSLRFQPWMVDILSSNCQSPSLRSDVEFTQYRGNVRDAISMSRSTPSVPPPLCSKCQHKAPVFGKPPRWFTYAELEVATGGFSKDNFLAEGGFGSVYRGVLPDGQAIAVKQHKLASSQGDQEFCSEVEVLSCAQHRNVVMLIGFCMEDRRRLLVYEYVCNGSLDSHLYGHDDPLQWSARQKIALGAARGLRYLHEECRVGCIVHRDMRPNNILLTHDFEPLVGDFGLARWQPDGDIEEETKVIGTFGYLAPEYAQSGQITEKADVYSFGVVLVELITGRKAVDLKRPKGQQCLAEWARPLLEEGLTNDLVDPRLGNRYSAHEIHCMMNAASLCIKRDPNLRPRMSQVLRMLEGDMMKAVSRVSTPGYDVGSCSGRLMLLDQQRFVGGLMNDSLKGFSSKLFTGKELYRY; from the exons ATGAAGTTTTTGGGATCAATGAGTAAAGAAACGAGTGTTGTAAAGCCACAAAAGGGTTCGAATGCTGCGGAGATGGTTATTGTTGCTGTTAAAGCATCTAGGGAGATTTCGAAGACTGCTTTGGTTTGGACTTTGACTCATGTGGCGCAACCGGGCCACTGCATTACATTGGTGGTTGTTATCCCTTCACTAATTTCTG GTAGAAAATTATGGGGTCTGCCGAGATTTACGGGAGATTGTGCTAATCGACATTGGAGGTCATATTTAGGGAAAAGTGATATAGCTGATTCTTGCTCTCAGATGATCCTTCAGCTACATAACATGTACGATCCTGATAAG ATAAATGTGAAGATAAAAACAGTTTCCGGATCACCGTATGGAGCAGTGGCCGCAGAGGCCAGACAAATTCAAGCTACTTGGGTTGTATTGGACAA AAAGCTAAAACACGAACAAAAACGATGCATGGAAGAGTTGCAATGCAATATCGTGACGATGAAGAAATCAAAGCCAAAAATTATTCGCTTGAATTTAACCGGGTCACCTAAGAAAGAACCCGAAGCAAATCAATTGTCCCAAAATTCACAAAAAGTAAAGAATTCGTGTATGTTTTCCACTAAAAAACTTGCAACGCCAATCAGTAGTCCCGACGCATTAACTGCAACCGAACCTGGGAATTCATCGGTTTCAAGTTCTGATCAAGGTACTTCACCCTTTTTTATTCCTGTAACTGGTGGGTCTCAGAAATATGAAGCTTTATCCCGAAAGGAGAATAGGGATCTCGTTGACTCAAGTTCAGACTCGGAAAGTGAGCGTCTTTCTTCATCTTTCTCTAGCCTAAGGTTTCAACCATGGATGGTTGACATTTTGAGCTCAAATTGTCAATCGCCAAGTTTGCGAAGTGACGTAGAGTTTACTCAATATAGAGGTAATGTTAGAGATGCGATATCTATGTCACGAAGCACACCTTCGGTCCCACCACCGTTGTGCTCAAAATGCCAACATAAAGCACCTGTATTTGGAAAACCGCCAAGATGGTTCACTTATGCGGAACTAGAGGTTGCTACTGGAGGTTTTTCTAAAGATAATTTCTTGGCTGAAGGAGGATTTGGGTCGGTATACAGAGGAGTATTGCCAGATGGACAGGCGATTGCGGTTAAACAGCATAAATTGGCAAGTTCTCAAGGGGATCAAGAATTTTGCTCAGAAGTTGAAGTGCTGAGCTGTGCACAGCATAGAAATGTCGTTATGCTGATTGGATTTTGCATGGAAGACCGGAGGAGGCTGTTAGTTTATGAATACGTTTGCAATGGCTCATTGGATTCTCATCTTTATG GACATGATGATCCATTACAATGGTCAGCACGCCAAAAAATTGCTTTGGGAGCTGCTAGAGGATTGAGATATCTTCATGAAGAATGCAGAGTAGGTTGCATCGTCCATCGTGACATGCGACCAAACAACATCTTGCTCACTCATGATTTCGAACCTCTG GTTGGGGACTTTGGCCTAGCAAGGTGGCAACCTGATGGAGATATAGAAGAAGAAACAAAAGTAATTGGAACATTTGG ATACCTAGCTCCAGAGTATGCACAGAGTGGGCAGATCACTGAAAAAGCGGACGTATATTCATTTGGGGTCGTACTGGTAGAGCTTATTACAGGACGAAAAGCAGTTGATCTTAAACGTCCTAAGGGCCAACAATGCCTTGCAGAATGG GCACGGCCATTGTTAGAAGAAGGTCTAACTAATGACTTAGTCGACCCTCGGTTAGGAAACCGTTATTCAGCACATGAGATTCATTGCATGATGAATGCTGCCTCTCTATGCATTAAACGGGATCCCAATTTAAGACCTCGCATGTCTCAG GTGTTACGCATGCTAGAGGGCGATATGATGAAGGCAGTCAGTCGTGTGTCAACACCTGGATATGACGTCGGCAGCTGCAGTGGCAGACTTATGTTGTTGGATCAACAAAGATTTGTTGGTGGGTTGA